DNA from Lentibacillus amyloliquefaciens:
ACTTGTCCGAACCGGTCAGATCAGTAAAGAGGATGCTGAAGAACATCCCAGGAAAAATGTGCTGCTAAAAGCAGCTGGAACCGAACCGGATATAACACCGGATGTTCATACAACACAATGGAACCCTGAAAACAAATTGCTGTTATGTTCAGACGGGCTGACCGATAAAATGAAAGATGAAGAACTATTATCATTCATTCAAGAAGGCCCTGATATTGCAGCAATATGCAACGGTATGGTGGAGCTTGCCAATGCACGAGGCGGCGAAGATAACATATCCCTCGTTATTGTCCACCACGAAACTGCAATCGAAGAGGGTGATAGATAATGTTCAATGGTCATATGCTGAATGAGCGTTACAAGATAAAGAAAACAATCGGCGGCGGGGGCATGGCTGACGTTTATTTAGCAGCAGATACGATTTTGGATCGTGATGTGGCCATTAAAGCATTACGCATGGACTATGCCGATGATGAAGAGTTTATTGCCCGCTTTGATCGGGAAGCCCAATCAGCGGCAAGCCTGGCTCATCCTAACATTGTCGACATATATGACGTCGGTGAGGATGACCGGGTATTATTTATGGCCATGGAATATGTGGAAGGCATGACTCTGAAAGAATACATACAAAGCTCTGGTCCGCTTGATATCCAGGAAGCTCTGGATATTATGAAACAGATTGCATCTGCTATCGCACACGCCCACGCTAATGACATTATTCATCGGGATATAAAGCCTCAAAATATTTTGGTGGATAATTTTGGACAGGTCAAAGTGACAGATTTTGGAATTGCCATGGCTTTAAGTGCAACACAACTGACACAGACCAATTCAATTCTCGGATCTGTTCATTACTTGTCACCTGAACAGGCGCGGGGCGGTACTGCAACGAAAATTTCTGATATTTACTCACTTGGAATCGTGCTATATGAACTGCTGACGGGTGAAATGCCTTTTTCAGGTCAGTCGCCCGTTTCAATCGCGTTAAAGCATTTACAGAATGAGACACCATCTGTTAAACAATTTAATCCGGATGTGCCGCAAAGCGTTGAAAATATTGTTTTAAAAGCGACTGCAAAGGACCCTTTCCATCGTTATGAAACGGTTTATGATATGGAAGAGGATTTGGCTACGGCCCTAGACCCAAACAGGCTGAATGAGGAAAAATTCGTACCCCCGGCACAAGAGGGGGAAGAGACGAAAGCCATCCCGATTATAACCGACAATCAAATGGAGCAACAAGCAGATGAAGATACGATGGCTCCTCAGCAAAATGATGAGACTTTTGTTTATACGGATGAAACTAATGCTGATGGGGGCGAATCAGGTAAAAACGCCAAGAAGAAAAATAAAAAGGATAAACAAAAAACAAAGAAGGGTAAACAAAAGAAGCGAAAAAAATGGCCAATCCTGGTTAGTGTATTTCT
Protein-coding regions in this window:
- the pknB gene encoding Stk1 family PASTA domain-containing Ser/Thr kinase, translated to MFNGHMLNERYKIKKTIGGGGMADVYLAADTILDRDVAIKALRMDYADDEEFIARFDREAQSAASLAHPNIVDIYDVGEDDRVLFMAMEYVEGMTLKEYIQSSGPLDIQEALDIMKQIASAIAHAHANDIIHRDIKPQNILVDNFGQVKVTDFGIAMALSATQLTQTNSILGSVHYLSPEQARGGTATKISDIYSLGIVLYELLTGEMPFSGQSPVSIALKHLQNETPSVKQFNPDVPQSVENIVLKATAKDPFHRYETVYDMEEDLATALDPNRLNEEKFVPPAQEGEETKAIPIITDNQMEQQADEDTMAPQQNDETFVYTDETNADGGESGKNAKKKNKKDKQKTKKGKQKKRKKWPILVSVFLLLLIAGALTLFIFPGWLQPDDVELSDVSGMSYEEAVDELSGLNLNTEREDINSDEFEENVVIQSEPEAGNTVKEEDTVTLIVSQGKEAVAFEDYVGDNYDQVRRILENKGFDNISAEEEYSNEYEAGQIISQVHPSPGTEVIPDETEVIFDVSLGSAPVSVSNLTGMSEQQAINTLENQGLNAAIKEENSENTSEGNVIRQEPESGTEMEAGETVDVYISTGPEEKPPVSHEETFTVSYNPNQEENTEEPAEQTVQIYIGDNNRSLSEVHEEYTITEDREFAITLTIAPDSVANYRVMRDDEVIIDKSIPYEEAAGD